A portion of the Micromonospora vinacea genome contains these proteins:
- a CDS encoding alpha/beta fold hydrolase, producing the protein MRDDDCRLWAEQAGAGPPLVLCHGGPGLWDYLAPVTRLLEQHARTIRWDQRGCGRSQRRGPYGIARFVADLDAVWDQLAGPRTALLGHSWGAHLALRYAIEHPERVSHLIYVSGTGIDPDRGWHPHYKRNLRLRLGPHLDRWEALSARDRTPAEEREWAVLQWSADFADHGAALHHADRMATPWLGINHDCSQAVNAEVKQELSRSDMAAQCRALDLPVLIIDGTEDIRPRWAVDSLHRALANSQRVSLTGAGHLPWVENPHDFRRAVATFLRQ; encoded by the coding sequence GTGCGCGACGACGACTGCCGCCTGTGGGCGGAACAGGCCGGCGCCGGGCCGCCTCTGGTGCTCTGTCACGGAGGTCCGGGTCTCTGGGACTATCTCGCCCCGGTAACCCGGCTGCTCGAGCAGCATGCCCGCACCATCCGGTGGGATCAGCGCGGTTGTGGGCGCTCGCAGCGGCGCGGACCGTACGGCATCGCCCGCTTCGTGGCCGATCTCGACGCGGTATGGGACCAGTTGGCCGGGCCACGGACGGCCCTGTTGGGCCATTCGTGGGGTGCACACCTGGCATTGCGGTACGCCATCGAACACCCCGAACGGGTCAGCCATCTGATCTACGTGTCCGGGACCGGCATTGATCCCGATCGCGGCTGGCACCCGCACTACAAGCGGAATCTGAGGCTGCGGCTCGGGCCTCATCTGGACCGATGGGAGGCCCTCAGCGCGCGCGACCGCACCCCCGCAGAGGAACGTGAATGGGCGGTGCTGCAATGGTCGGCCGACTTCGCCGACCACGGTGCGGCACTGCATCACGCCGATCGCATGGCCACGCCGTGGCTGGGCATCAACCACGACTGCAGCCAGGCCGTCAACGCCGAGGTCAAGCAAGAGCTCAGCAGATCCGACATGGCCGCGCAGTGCCGAGCGCTCGACCTGCCCGTGCTGATCATCGACGGCACCGAGGACATCCGGCCCCGCTGGGCCGTCGACTCGCTGCACCGCGCGTTGGCCAACAGCCAGCGGGTGAGCCTCACCGGGGCCGGCCACCTTCCGTGGGTCGAGAATCCGCACGACTTCCGTCGGGCGGTGGCCACCTTCCTGAGGCAATAG